The DNA sequence aaactaggtcacttggtcaaatcaaagaaaaatcttgtgtatgtgatagaggctgtatttttcaattgatcttatgaattttggtcagaatgattgccttgatgaaatctaggtcgagtttgaacatggtcatctctaagaaaatgcttgttttatcgcaagagaccaattttttggtccaatcttaatgaaaattggtcagaatatttgtttccatgaaatcactaggtcaatcatgttttacactgttatggtgtgtttcttaggtgagcgacctagggccatcttggccctcttgtttccttaaaggtcaaagctattgctttaagtCTTGGTgcaattatggccccttttagacttagaaaatcataggtaggacgatatttctattatacagaggcaaaaaaatcagatgagcatctgcacactcaaggcggtgctcttgtttaagtttACCTGActgttaatgtttgttttaatctGTCTTTTACAGGTGAAGCAAAAGGTTTGCCAAATGATCTATCAGATTTTGTGTTCTGCCAGTACTCTTTCTGGGGTCACTTGGAAAGTGACCTCTTTCTGGGGTCACTTGGATGACTTCATTACTGTTCCGCCAGAGATCAATCCAGACACTAATAATGGCAAAAAGGACACCAAATGTATCAAGTTTAACCATGAAAGGGTAAGGACATAGAATGTTTTAAGTTCAGCAATAAAAGGGTAAGAcaactgatttcacagtacccATGAAATAGTATAGTAGTTTTGACTCAAACCATGAATTTTCATGCCCACAAAAGCAGATAGTTTCACAGAATTCCACCCACGTgatgtttttcaaaaattactGTACAGCATAGTTTgtgaaacaaattaaaaaaaaaaaaaaaaaaaacctagtgGAAAATTACTTGAGAATACAGATACCTAAATAAGGTAGCTGAAGATTATCAGATGTATCTCGCCCTGGAGCATTGACTAGGCTAAGTTAAGACATCATCAGTATGGTGGCACATTGTGGACATATATGGTGAACAtttagaaatgcaagaatctttgCAGTAACTATCcgatattttatcattaaaatgtacCGTAATTGTCTCTTgtagttttattagctcacctgagccaaaggctcggggtgagctattgtgatcgctcaatgtccggtgTCTGCCGGCGTCCgttcacactttcctttaaacaacatatcctcctaaaccaccaggctaattttgacgaaacttcacagggctgttccttggatggtcttctttactaacttttcaaagaatttaattccatacagaactctggttgccattgcaaccgaaaggaaaaactttaaagatcttcctGTCCATAGGtcatagggctttaatatttggcatatagcatcatctagttgtcccctaccaagattgttcaaattatcttcctagggtcaaatgtggcccgccctgggggtcacatggtttacattgacttatataatatagggaaaactttgaaaatcttcttgtccaaaaccacaaagcatagagcctcaatatttggcatgtaacatcatttaatggtcctctatgaagtttgttcaaattatgcccctcgggtgaaaagaggctcctcccccccccccccccccccccaccaacccctgcaggggtcccaaattttacaaagagttatatagggaaagaactttaaaaatcttgcctgaaaccacaagatctaAGCCTTTGATCTTtagcatgtagcattgccttgtggtcctctaccaagattgttcaaactataacactggggtgaaaagaggccctgccccaggggtcccaagttttacatagacttacatagacttaaataggaaaaaaatttaaaactcttcttgtctgaactgcaaggcctaggcttttgatgtttggtatgatgcattgcctagtggtcctctaccaagatttttcatattatgaccctggggtgaaaagaggccccaccaagggggtcccaagttttacatagacttacataggaaaagactttaaaaatcttattgtctgaaaccacaagacctaggcctttgatatttgatatgtagcattgccttgtggtcctctaccaagattgttcaaattattaccctaggttgaaaagaggccctgccctgggggtcccaagttttacatagacttatataggaaaaaaatcttcttgtctgaaagttcaaggcttaagccttcgatatttggtatgtagcattgcctagtggtcctctaagaagattgttcaaattatgcccctggggtgaaaagaggccttgccctggggtcacttgtgtgagttatataggacaaaattattgtaactttaaaaattatctgatcacatttcctagactgtttaattataattacctggggtcacttgactgtgaccttgacgtactgaccttcttttttgtgcccccccatgagtggtgggggcatatagatttggtcttgtccgtgcgtccgtccgtccgtgcgtgcgtctgtccgtccgtccgaatttcgcctagctcgaaaagtatttgatataaattgatgaaaccttgcatgagtctttatcatgatatgaacttgcgcacctcctatttttcatctggctccgccccctttttttttaagtgatatggcccctgaaatagtcaaaaaatgcccattttcaccttgtgacacgcctagctcaaaaagtatttgatatggattcatgaaaccttgcatgagtcttaatcatgatatgaacttgcgcaccacctatttttcatctggctccgctccctattttcagagttatggcccctgaaatagtcaaaaatgcacattttcaccttgtgacatgcctagctcaaaaaatatttgatatagattcatgaaactttgcatgagtcttaatcatgatatgaacttgcgcacctcctatttttcatctggctccaccccctattttcagagttatggcccctgaaatagtcaaaaatgcacatttttaccttgtgacatgcttagctcaaaaagtatttgatatagattcatgaaaccttgcatgagtcttaatcatgatatgaacttgcgcacctcctatttttcatatggctccaccccctattttcagagttatggcccctgaaatagtcaaaaatgcacattttcaccttgtgacatgcctagctcaaaaaatatttgataaagattcatgaaaccttgcatgagtcttaatcatgatatgaacttgcgcacctcctatttttcatctggctccgccccctattttcagagttatgacccctgaaatagtcaaaaatgcacattttcaccttgtgacatgcctagctcaaaaaatatttgatatagattcatgaaaccttgcatgagtcttaatcatgatatgaacttgcgcacctcctattttttatttgggtccatCCCCTAtatttagagttatgacccctgaaatagtcaaaaatgcacattttcaccttgtgacacgcctagctcaaaaagtattcgatatggattcatgaaaccttgcatgagtcttaatcatgatatgaacttgcgcacctcctatttttcatctggctccgccccctattttcagagttatggcccctgaaatagtcaaaaatgcacattttcaccttgtgacacgcctagcttaaaaagtatttgatatggattcatgaaaccttgcaggagttttaatcatgatatgaacttgcgcacctcctatttttcatctggctccaccccctattttcagagttatggcccctgaaatagtcaaaaatgcacaatttcaccttgtgacatgcctagctcaaaaaacatttgatatagattcatgaaactttgcatgagtcttaatcatgatatgaacttaagcacctcctatttttcatctggctccaccccctattttcagagttatggcccctgaaatagtaaaaaatgcacatttttaccttgtgacacgcctagctcaaaaaatatttgatatagattcatgaaacccttgcatgagtcttaatcatgatatgaacttgcgcacctcttattttttatctggctccaccccctattttcagagatatggcccctgaaatagtcaaaaatgcacattgtcaccttgtgacatgcctagctcaaaaagtatttgatatagattcatgaaaccttgcatgagtcttaatcatgatatgaacttgcgcacctcctattttttatttgggtccaccccctatttctagagttatgacctctgaaatagtcaaaaatgcacattttcaccttgtgacacacctagctcaaaaagtatttgatatggattcatgaaaccttgcatgagtcttaatcatgatatgaacttgcgcacctcctatttttcatctggctccgccccctattttcagagttatggcccctgaaatagtcaaaaatgcacattttcaccttatgacatgcccagctcaaaaagtatttgatatggattcatgaaaccttgcatgagtcttaatcatgatatgaacttgcgcacctcctattttttattgggtccatcccctatttttagagttatgacccctgaaatagtcaaaaatgcacattttcaccttgtgacatgcctagctcaaaagtatttgatatagattcatgaaaccttgcatgagtcttaatcatgatatgaacttgcgcacctcctattttttattgggtccaccccctaattttagagttatgacccctgaaatagtaaaaaatgtacattttcaccttgtgacacacctagctcaaaaagtttttaatataaatggttgaaaacttgcataagtctttatcatgatataaacttccacacctctaattttttggctggctccaccccctttttttaatgttatggcccctgaaatagtaaaaaaaatgcactttttcacctaattatgtgcctagctcaaaaagtattagatgtaaattcaggaaaccttgctagagtctttatcgtgatgtgaccttgcacacttggcattcttcttgagaatcttagccattattacagagttatggcccttgaaatagccaaaatagtggattttttgtttgtgatgctcatagctcaaaagtaatgaatcctttgcataaaataattgttgaggctttaccccattaagactgcaaacatttgaattattgccccttatttgtgacaaatgtaccagtggggggcacaccctgtgtcctacagacagaTTCTAGTTGtgtttaaagatacagccttgaaattcggaTGGCATATACACTTTTGCACACCGaccttaacagcatagaaatttggaccatgtcattaactttcgataaagatttcagtactcatctttaatgttcttagccctggcCTACTGagctactttcttgtttttgaagctacagcaaaaagatttggaccacatgtataatgtttgatacagattacAATACTCACCTTGAATAGTCtttatcatgacctactgacctactgacctactttttcgtttttgaagttacagtatagaaatttggaccaccagtaTATTTTgtatacagatttcaataatcttgaatagtcttaatcgtgaccgtctgacctactttcttgtttttgaagatacagcatggaaatttggaccacatgtagaacttctgatacagatttcagtactcatctcAAATATTATttaccctgacctactgacctactttcttgtttttgaagctacagcaaagagatttggaccacctgtataattttttaataaatttcagtatttatcttgaagaatctataccatgaccttctcacttattttttgtttgtgtttgaaGCATTAGCAAAGAGTTTGTTCAaccaagcaattaaactcaggtgagcgatgtaggAGAGATCACTGTGATGtcacgcattaacatctgtttatttggtggtgggcaaaacaagtGTTGTTACATCATTAAATTattttgtgtatgggatcggaatttttaatttttaataacttttttgctcatttatggaattttaaaattcaaaaaattgtgaaatacttacaattttcatatttttattttcaaatatctttctaaaatgaataatcgttttaaatgacataattaatataaatagcggcatagtgatgttcaaaacatttagaaaaacactgtaagttaagagTCCATAagtaatccattttatttcgaaatgataattaaaagtaattaataaattgcttgttttataacctttccattgatccaaaaaatattgatatcatttgtgttttgaGAAAGTTTAGGTCATTTACAACCACTGTTTACAAAAAGGCATGGAcgttcggcgtctgcccacccgattaCTATCTaatcagttttaaaaatagaaaatacaggggatttgtatacaaacacgatctcctatagggtcatcatggccctcatgttttaacatatttgcGAAAATCATTCTGAAAGAGAATTATTTTAGTTGCGCAAATTTCTTAAATTGCAGGATTTCAAAGTGTATATGTCAAAAGAGTTCATTGAGCATGACCAGGAAGGAGCATTATCTGTCGAGGTCTGGGTACATAAAGTTGTTGGATTTGGTCAACAGAACTCCCTGAGAGAGAATGCGGTTACATCCAACTCTCTTGTTGACAGGTATAATGAGATCACATTGTGATAGTGAGAAGTCTAAAatgaatatttgagccgcgccatgagaaaaccaacatagtggctttgtgaccagcatggatccagaccagtctggacatccgcgcagtctggtcaggatccgtgctggtcgcagatgcactatgttggggCGGCTCATTTCTGTATCTAGTATCCAGTAGACCAGTGAAGACAAAGTATGCTGAGCATTTACTGCAGACACAACTTCACTTGGAAGCTTAAAATGTTCTAAGATGTTTTGGCatgtgaacactgtagagacaacattttgcaatcagctttaatcaaacttgcacacaacttgtattggcataatatctcggttccttttgaaaactggccagatcccattatgagttccagagttatggccctttaaaagtccaaaatttgctattttggcttttgcagcaatataTTAAAGACttaatttatggtttgatttgatacaaacttgcaaaatgtcttcaacaacaataagtcttggattccatggtgaatctgtcagatccagtcataggttctagagttacggtccctgattgACCCATAAAAGAGCCAAaagttggtaatttttaccttgtgaacgtGTTAGaagttacattttatatatgattttaaccacacttacacacaacttaagtcacaatacgatctcagttcctttcgaaaaccggctagattccgtcatgggttctagagctGCCCctgaaaagggcaaaattttctgttttggccttttcagccatatagaggtttcatttatgctttgatttgatacaaacttgcacagaatgattatatCGATGATGTCAATGCCTGGATCGAAACTagatcatgttgggtcaaaaacgaggtcatcaggtcaaatcaaaggaaaagcttgtaaacaacctATAGaccccatttatgaccctatcttcatgaaacttggtcagaatgttttatcttgattgttttgtttgtttgttttgggtttaacgccgtttttcaacagtatttcagtcatgtaacggcgggcagttaacctaaccatggttcctggattctgtaccagtacaaacctgttctccgcaagtaactgccaacttccccacatgaattatcagaggtggaggacgaatgatttcggacacaatgtctttcatcaaatcgtcacggaggacatatgccccgcccgaggatcgaactcgcgaccccgcgatccgtagaccaacgttctccctactgagctaagcgggcgggtgctTATCTTGATTGTTCCTAggccaagattgaaactgggtcatatggggtcagaaactatgtcacccagtcaaatcaaaggtaaagcgtgttaacactattgttcatttgattttcatgaaacttggtcagaatgtttgtctgcctgaaatatcgtatgaatttctatcttggtcatgtggggtcaaaaactaggtcaccaggtcaaataaaaaaataaacttgtttacaccctagggggcacatttttatctcccgccaatgaaatcgggagggggtattgaaatggcgttgtccgtctgtcatGTGCGTGCGTCCATGCATACGtacgtccgcagccatttctcagtaactagcaggtaggatttcatgaaacttaaaataaacatgaaccaacatactgtgattatgcctgtcaagtttttttttatatgctcgtttgaaaaatgggacgtattatggcaacgcccctggcgggcggatggccGGGCGGGGATTCTTTTGTCCTGAgcataggtctaaggtcaaggtcacacttagaggtcaaaggtcaaattcaagaatgactttgtccggagcatatcttcttcatgcatggagggattttgatgaaacttggcacaattgttcaccatcatgagacggagtgttgtgcgcaagaaccaggtccctagatctaaggtcaaggtcacacttagagatcaaaggtcaaattcaagaatgactttgtccggagcatatctccttcatgcatggaggggttttgatgtaacttggcacaattgttcaccatcatgaggtggagtgtcatgcgcaagaaccaggtccctaggtctaaggtcaaggtcacagaggccaaaggtcagatacaagaatgactttgtccgaagcatttcttcttcatgcatggagggattttgatgaaacttggcacaattgttcaccatcatgagacggagtgttgtgcgcaagaaccaggtccctagatctaaggtcaaggtcacacttagagatcaaaggtcaaattcaagaatgactttgtccggagcatatctccttcatgcatggaggggttttgatgtaacttggcacaattgttcaccatcatgaggtggagtgtcatgcgcaagaactaggtccctaggtctaaggtcaaggtcacagaggccaaaggtcagatacaagaatgactttgtccgaagcatttcttcttcatgcatggagggattttgatgtaacttggcacaattgtacaccatcatgagatttTCTCgactgatacttaaaatattcggaaaaagtcagggttcgaatttaagctcgcatacttgTGAAATgtgagtgcaaatttcaaactgcgaggtgagatttcagacaccagcaattttttgcgagtgaaaatttttggccgaataatgtgcatttctaacggtcgtctcgatcttacactgttctttctttaacaactcgcggtcaatgcagcgcattgtcatttgcagaacgaatttcggagcactctttcatcttttgtcctaaacggaagtttacactcgatacatgtcccatgcgcatgtcttttcaactgctgacaagtacctgcaccaattttgatgacgtttaccgcatccggtgggttttttggtaatctataataagttactatttatatagcgcaaatatGATTAGCTGGactcgtcacgtggatgtttgtattaatgttctaataaagtgacaagtcgcggaaaatgcaagttgttttttcatttagcaagttaaaaaaaataccacttgcgaaaaaatgcaagtagaaaatctggctaaatttgaaccctgaaaggtgtctccctttgaaaataaatgccatttgtgaagaaataaagataaacaattgctgaaaactgtgttccaccttgttatgtgaaatttcactcctcgcacgctattgcaaatgcatcaaaatgaacatatgtaacagttctttgaatggtgagtttttaaaggcgtttgactgtccagaagtggggctcctttaggcagtccttttccggaattcaatgtttatatcagtatactgacacttgtttcataaagtaatatacatgttttacatgctgttcaattttcatgtgaaacaactttttctttctatgatttggtgttgtttgatttttgtttctcaaaacaTAATGCTAAGccttaaggttaattttgatgcattttcactaattatcttagttattactcaatggatttgattcaaacttgaagtagttgttcaacatcatcactcatataacgcaagagccataactcttgcaccagtatttcatgaataatctcccctttttacttaaaatttcaggttaaagttttgtggcACTATcactctatttcagttattactaaatggatctgattcaaacttaaaatagtgttccaccttatcaccaacttcatatgacacaaggtgcataactctgacaccaatttttcatgaagtatGTCCCatgttacttagaatttaaggttaattctgatgcattttcactatattattcttagttattactaaatagatttgattcaaacttgaagtagttgttccacatcatcatccacattatatgacacaaggtgcataactcttgcaccaatattttatgaattatgccccttttttgcttataattatacttatttagtgttttgacacactttatctttatctctcttataacttgatatttttgacacagacttaagctattgtgcAGTATCTATATCCACCATTGGAATCATTAGACACTCCAGTggcagctccagcttcctcagatgtgccacgtttcactatccagcatcgaaatagttgagaaCGCTATCTCATATGACAGCATTTgttgtcaagcccgcttgcaaAAGCGAAGACATAGtagtccaaatggctgttcggtgtatgtgcatgcttGCGTCCTGATGTGCCTGTGTGTGTCCATCCGTTTGTTTGTCCGTacttaactttgacatgcatggagcaatcttgtttatatttggcatgactgttaacctcagtgagacaaagtgtcatatgcaaaccccaggttcctatttcaaaggttaaggtcacacttagaggtcaaatgtcaaattcaataatgactttgtctggagcatttcttcttcatgcatgaagggattttggtgtaacttgacagaattgtttaccatcatgagttGGAGTGtcctgcacaagaaccaggttcctaggtctaagattaaggtcacacttagaggtcaaaggatacaagaatgaaaactttgtccagagcattgcTTCTTTAtacttggagggattttgatgtaacttagcacaattgttcaccatcatgagacgta is a window from the Mercenaria mercenaria strain notata chromosome 7, MADL_Memer_1, whole genome shotgun sequence genome containing:
- the LOC128558237 gene encoding kinesin-like protein KIF13B, whose protein sequence is MAFIVYSLALVMYENILSSISVVFVVEKKSSLDVDCFECKLECQNEFWVDDGVPKMKHPDVVKQKVCQMIYQILCSASTLSGVTWKVTSFWGHLDDFITVPPEINPDTNNGKKDTKCIKFNHERDFKVYMSKEFIEHDQEGALSVEVWVHKVVGFGQQNSLRENAVTSNSLVDRYNEITL